In Methanomicrobium antiquum, one DNA window encodes the following:
- a CDS encoding UPF0280 family protein yields the protein MIREHFRYKTTITTILAESEIHIGAAKEAMISARQEIERTILDYPLFGSSLEPLFPDELRTESTVINRMLNASISAGTGPMSAVAGTIAWSGVEAMIDAGAKYAVIDNGGDIAFVSDRPLKIGLYSGNSAISKKMAFVLPPTDKIYGVCTSSASVGPSISFGTADSTTVFSSDVSLADAWATYTCNILTPNKNESLIEKIETSGVDGLFGVIDDIIIKWGLIPKITSADVDERLITSG from the coding sequence ATGATTAGAGAACATTTCAGGTATAAAACCACAATAACTACTATTTTGGCCGAATCTGAAATTCATATTGGAGCGGCAAAAGAGGCCATGATCTCTGCAAGGCAGGAGATTGAACGAACTATTCTTGATTATCCTCTTTTTGGATCATCTTTAGAACCTCTTTTCCCAGATGAATTAAGAACAGAGTCTACTGTAATTAACAGGATGCTTAATGCTTCAATATCTGCCGGAACAGGTCCAATGTCTGCAGTTGCCGGAACCATTGCATGGTCAGGGGTTGAGGCTATGATAGATGCCGGTGCAAAATATGCAGTGATTGATAATGGAGGAGACATAGCATTTGTTTCAGACAGACCTTTAAAGATTGGACTTTACTCCGGCAATTCAGCTATTAGTAAAAAAATGGCTTTTGTATTGCCGCCCACAGATAAAATTTACGGGGTCTGCACTTCATCTGCCTCAGTTGGTCCTTCAATCTCTTTTGGTACTGCTGATTCAACAACTGTTTTTTCTTCCGATGTTTCACTGGCAGATGCGTGGGCTACATATACATGCAATATACTAACACCAAATAAAAATGAATCCCTGATTGAAAAAATTGAAACTTCAGGAGTTGACGGCCTTTTTGGAGTGATAGACGATATTATTATAAAATGGGGATTAATTCCCAAAATCACATCCGCAGATGTTGATGAGCGGCTGATTACATCGGGTTAA